In Clostridium swellfunianum, a genomic segment contains:
- a CDS encoding SDR family oxidoreductase, whose amino-acid sequence MKDSKVVLVTGASSGLGLAVATHLEKMGYTVYAGARSFKDKDKAQISTSSVENHNKIYLDVTDEESASHAVDMIVNKEGKLDILINCAAFLVLGSVEDTSVDEYKGVLETNFLGTVRMCQKVLPIMRKQKEGRIINFSSINGLMATPFQSAYTASKFAIEGMTEALSIEVQDYGIKVTLIEPSDHRSGSKNYRPHAKKADLKTSAYYDTYIKVTSKFAHDEDNGSYPEKLAEVVYKITQKKNPNLRYTVGKIDQRLSAVLKRILPARIFEKIIRGYYY is encoded by the coding sequence ATGAAGGATAGTAAGGTGGTTCTAGTAACTGGAGCATCTTCGGGATTAGGTTTAGCGGTTGCAACACATTTAGAAAAAATGGGATACACCGTTTATGCTGGAGCAAGATCTTTTAAGGATAAAGATAAAGCCCAGATATCAACAAGCAGTGTGGAAAATCACAATAAAATATATTTAGACGTTACAGATGAAGAAAGTGCCAGTCATGCTGTAGATATGATAGTAAATAAGGAAGGAAAGCTTGATATACTTATAAACTGTGCAGCCTTCCTGGTTTTAGGTTCTGTAGAAGACACATCAGTAGATGAGTATAAAGGAGTGCTTGAAACAAATTTTTTGGGCACCGTAAGGATGTGTCAAAAGGTTCTTCCAATTATGAGGAAACAAAAAGAAGGAAGAATAATAAATTTCAGCTCAATAAATGGGCTTATGGCAACCCCGTTTCAAAGTGCTTATACAGCTTCAAAGTTTGCAATAGAAGGGATGACAGAGGCTTTAAGCATAGAGGTTCAGGACTATGGCATAAAAGTAACTCTAATTGAGCCAAGTGATCATAGATCTGGTTCTAAAAACTATAGACCACATGCTAAAAAAGCTGATTTAAAGACTTCAGCTTACTATGATACATACATAAAGGTAACAAGCAAATTTGCCCATGATGAAGACAATGGAAGCTACCCTGAAAAGCTTGCTGAAGTGGTATATAAGATAACTCAGAAGAAAAACCCTAATTTAAGATATACTGTAGGAAAGATTGATCAAAGACTATCAGCAGTATTAAAGAGAATACTGCCTGCTAGAATTTTTGAAAAAATTATTCGCGGATACTATTATTAA
- a CDS encoding nitroreductase family protein, with protein sequence MDKKKYVFNKPISEVVRSRVSVRTYEPIQFKEDTKDKLKQYLENSKGPFNGKVRFKLIDSSAALNSNIKLGTYGIIRGASTFAVSATEKGDENLLDLGYRLESFVLYAASIGLGTCWLGGTFKKGEFAKALRVREDELLPIVVPIGYPAKSEGFVGSMMRKVAGSNNRKPWEQLFFNEDFSKSLNIDEAGAYKEALEMVRLAPSASNKQPWRIVKDNDKLHIYLQHTKGYSAALSFDMQKIDIGIAMCHLDLALKEAGIEGRFERCNPSIKPIDNLTEYMITWVK encoded by the coding sequence ATGGACAAAAAGAAATATGTGTTTAATAAACCAATAAGTGAAGTTGTAAGAAGCAGGGTATCTGTAAGAACCTATGAACCGATACAGTTTAAGGAGGATACTAAAGATAAATTAAAGCAGTATCTTGAGAATAGTAAAGGGCCTTTTAACGGAAAGGTACGTTTTAAGCTAATAGACAGCAGTGCAGCTTTAAATAGTAATATTAAACTAGGTACATACGGAATAATAAGAGGAGCATCAACCTTTGCTGTATCTGCAACAGAAAAGGGCGATGAAAATTTGCTTGACCTTGGCTATAGATTAGAAAGCTTTGTGCTTTATGCAGCTTCAATAGGGCTTGGCACCTGCTGGCTTGGAGGTACCTTTAAAAAGGGCGAGTTTGCTAAAGCCTTGCGCGTTAGGGAGGATGAACTTCTTCCTATAGTTGTACCTATAGGGTATCCAGCAAAAAGTGAAGGCTTTGTTGGTTCAATGATGAGAAAAGTTGCAGGCTCAAATAATAGAAAGCCCTGGGAACAGCTGTTTTTCAATGAGGATTTTAGCAAAAGCTTAAACATAGATGAAGCGGGAGCTTATAAGGAAGCTCTTGAAATGGTAAGATTAGCTCCTTCGGCTTCTAATAAGCAGCCATGGAGAATTGTTAAGGATAATGACAAGCTTCATATCTATCTTCAGCATACAAAGGGATATTCTGCTGCTCTTAGCTTCGATATGCAAAAAATAGATATAGGTATTGCCATGTGCCACCTTGATTTAGCTTTAAAGGAAGCAGGTATTGAGGGACGCTTTGAGAGATGTAATCCTTCAATAAAACCTATAGATAATCTAACCGAGTACATGATAACCTGGGTTAAATAA
- a CDS encoding methyl-accepting chemotaxis protein — translation MGVKFKTALIVSLIVIISLGSVSAIGYVSSKKTVEQTNNDLITKVAENRGKEVQNFLNDAVTKVQGIALLEGLENVNPDEGVKTLSRVFPHYKNTFDNISFANAEGTRWNYKGEQDTIADRKYFADAMSTKKPAISDVLVSNTTGKLSVVVAAPILDKDNNAKGIAYATLSLAKLQEMTEKLKHGESGFGFVFDDSGMILSHGKNTEIIGKLQLGKEDTKDDLKPVWEKRKEESGKQIAYTLSGQETSALVIPVKMNDKDIWYFALSVSSKEIFKSVNRLSLTFIIVSSAFIVLAMVISIIYSSKIVAPIVKLNKITQAIAEGDLRERNISSSKKDELGQLSDSIALMTNSLREIVRSIINKAEQLAASSQELSATTEEFYASAQFVSASVEKVQENNLEQNTAIEQSSSEVQEGLTMINSLSQNTKQIVGTVESTAKVAGEGQLAIQDAVNQMNQILNASRKLQDFIERLSYKSNEIGSITGSITGIAEQTNLLALNAAIEAARAGESGRGFSVVADEIRKLAEKSQSSARLISKLIDETQKDTLSAVNEMNSFLVKINEGASVVDNAGETFKRISIETKQTAENITNMFTLLDNVSYGSTKISEAIARIEQASVATTNEIDSISMSIGQQSSATEEIASSAESLSKLAEDLNSMITKFNT, via the coding sequence ATGGGAGTGAAATTTAAAACAGCATTAATAGTATCTTTGATAGTAATTATAAGTTTAGGCTCAGTTTCCGCTATAGGTTATGTTTCATCTAAAAAGACTGTGGAGCAGACAAATAATGATTTAATTACTAAAGTTGCAGAAAACAGGGGAAAGGAAGTACAGAACTTCCTTAATGATGCTGTTACAAAAGTTCAGGGGATTGCTCTTTTAGAGGGATTAGAAAATGTAAATCCTGATGAAGGAGTTAAAACACTTTCAAGAGTGTTTCCTCATTATAAAAATACCTTTGATAACATTTCTTTTGCTAATGCAGAAGGAACCAGATGGAACTATAAGGGAGAGCAAGATACTATTGCAGATAGAAAATATTTTGCTGATGCTATGTCTACAAAGAAGCCAGCAATTTCTGACGTTCTAGTTTCAAACACTACAGGAAAGCTATCTGTAGTTGTTGCGGCTCCAATACTAGATAAGGATAATAATGCAAAGGGTATCGCTTATGCAACTCTTAGCTTAGCAAAGCTTCAGGAGATGACAGAGAAGCTTAAACATGGTGAAAGCGGCTTTGGGTTTGTTTTTGATGATAGCGGTATGATTCTATCGCATGGTAAAAATACTGAGATTATTGGAAAGCTTCAGCTTGGAAAAGAAGATACAAAAGATGATCTTAAACCTGTTTGGGAAAAGAGAAAAGAGGAAAGTGGCAAGCAAATTGCATATACATTATCAGGACAGGAAACTTCTGCTCTAGTTATACCTGTGAAGATGAACGATAAAGATATATGGTATTTTGCTTTATCTGTAAGCTCAAAGGAAATTTTTAAAAGTGTAAATAGACTTAGTTTAACGTTTATAATTGTTTCTAGTGCTTTCATAGTTTTAGCTATGGTGATTTCTATAATATACAGCAGCAAAATTGTTGCACCTATAGTCAAGCTGAATAAAATTACTCAGGCCATTGCAGAAGGCGATTTAAGGGAAAGAAATATATCCAGCAGTAAAAAGGATGAGCTCGGACAGCTTTCTGATAGTATAGCTTTAATGACAAACAGCCTAAGAGAAATAGTAAGGTCTATTATTAACAAGGCAGAGCAATTGGCAGCTTCTTCACAGGAACTTAGCGCAACTACAGAAGAATTCTATGCTTCAGCTCAATTTGTTTCTGCATCAGTTGAAAAAGTTCAAGAAAATAACTTAGAACAAAATACAGCAATTGAACAGTCAAGCTCTGAGGTTCAAGAAGGGCTCACTATGATAAATAGCTTGTCGCAAAATACTAAACAAATTGTTGGAACAGTAGAAAGTACTGCTAAGGTTGCAGGAGAAGGGCAATTAGCTATTCAGGATGCTGTCAATCAAATGAATCAAATACTTAATGCATCAAGAAAACTTCAAGATTTTATTGAGAGACTTAGTTATAAATCAAATGAAATTGGATCTATAACAGGAAGTATTACAGGAATAGCTGAGCAGACAAACCTACTCGCTTTAAATGCTGCTATTGAAGCAGCAAGAGCAGGAGAGTCTGGTAGGGGCTTTTCCGTGGTTGCAGATGAAATTAGAAAGCTAGCTGAAAAGTCTCAATCTTCAGCAAGACTTATTAGCAAGCTGATAGACGAAACTCAAAAAGATACTCTATCTGCAGTAAATGAAATGAACAGCTTTTTAGTTAAGATAAATGAAGGTGCATCTGTAGTAGATAATGCAGGGGAAACCTTTAAGCGTATATCTATTGAGACAAAGCAAACTGCTGAGAACATAACTAATATGTTTACTTTGCTAGATAATGTATCCTATGGAAGTACAAAAATAAGCGAGGCTATTGCTCGAATTGAGCAAGCTTCAGTGGCTACTACAAATGAGATAGATTCTATTTCGATGAGTATTGGTCAGCAATCAAGTGCTACAGAAGAGATTGCTTCCTCCGCAGAATCTTTATCAAAGTTAGCAGAGGATTTAAATAGCATGATAACTAAATTTAACACCTAA
- a CDS encoding DUF6241 domain-containing protein, with protein MFKIKFFKKLKLKKLSLIACTVSAFVALFSISYNLGERYYVKRQADKMDKSVFRVTYTNPQDYKDEIIIYDAMHRMANSKIAAEKNDKSGMLQITKTQIEAVRIIVKQMNYPDNSYILGVLSRWEKGDFSLINDEHNYFYNRLNEGLGTSRP; from the coding sequence ATGTTTAAAATAAAATTCTTTAAGAAGCTTAAATTAAAAAAATTAAGTTTGATAGCTTGCACTGTATCAGCCTTTGTTGCTTTATTTTCCATATCATATAACTTAGGTGAAAGGTATTATGTAAAACGTCAAGCTGATAAGATGGATAAATCAGTTTTTAGAGTCACCTATACAAATCCACAAGACTATAAAGATGAAATAATTATCTATGATGCTATGCACAGAATGGCTAACAGTAAGATTGCTGCAGAAAAAAATGATAAGAGTGGAATGCTTCAAATAACAAAAACTCAAATTGAAGCAGTAAGAATTATTGTTAAACAGATGAATTATCCTGACAATAGTTATATACTTGGAGTTTTATCAAGATGGGAGAAAGGAGATTTTTCTCTTATAAATGATGAACATAATTATTTTTACAATAGGCTAAATGAAGGCTTGGGAACAAGCAGACCATAA
- a CDS encoding alpha/beta hydrolase family protein — protein sequence MEKVKIDEFIKYKFLSGVKHSPDGKNVCFVLHETDLEENKYLSNLWLYNIEKEAYFKLTACDTERSFLWLDNENIMFPDVRNSKDKEKKENGEEFTQYYKISINGGEAAKFIRIPKSVNSIKPIVEGSYIFTSDYNIGKPDLNSLSEEEKAKEFKARKEEKDYEVLEEIPFWSNGGGFTNKNRNRLYIYEVNSGEVKAITDEYTNVESFNLNEDRTKVVIVSYEFKDKMPLVNDLKIYDLSNKSFTNLNKGIEISYSYAGFIASDALIFAGTDMKEYGINENSKLYTLNLNSNEIKCITPDFDAAMDNSVGSDCRYGGSDSKQLEEGYLYFVTTEGDSSYLNRIDKEGNFERVICDEGSVDGISVNSGSVIYIGMKPNKLQELYIKKEGFEKQLTNFNEWIHEEKKISAPEAIKVETEPGVIIEGWVIKPVDFEEGKKYPAILDIHGGPKTVYGTVFFHEMQYWANEGYAVFYCNPRGSDGRGNEFADIRGKYGTIDYVDIMKFTDEVLRTYDFIDADRIGVTGGSYGGFMTNWIIGHTDRFRAAASQRSISNWISKFNTTDIGYFFVDDQIAATPWNNQEKLWEHSPLKYADRVKTPTLFLHSEEDYRCWLVEGIQMFTALKYHGVESRLCMFRGENHELSRSGKPKHRVRRLKEITDWFDKYLK from the coding sequence ATGGAAAAAGTTAAAATTGATGAATTTATTAAGTATAAGTTTTTATCTGGAGTAAAGCATTCACCAGATGGAAAGAATGTCTGTTTTGTGCTTCATGAAACTGATTTGGAGGAGAATAAATATCTTTCAAATCTATGGCTTTATAATATTGAGAAGGAAGCATATTTCAAGCTTACAGCTTGTGATACAGAAAGAAGCTTTCTGTGGCTAGATAATGAAAATATAATGTTTCCTGATGTGAGAAACTCAAAGGATAAAGAAAAAAAGGAAAATGGGGAAGAGTTCACACAATACTATAAAATCAGCATTAACGGTGGGGAAGCTGCAAAATTTATCAGAATTCCTAAAAGTGTAAACTCAATAAAGCCTATAGTTGAAGGAAGCTACATATTCACTTCAGATTACAACATAGGTAAGCCAGATTTAAACTCCTTGAGCGAAGAGGAAAAAGCAAAGGAATTTAAGGCTAGAAAAGAAGAGAAGGACTATGAAGTTTTAGAAGAAATCCCCTTTTGGTCTAACGGCGGAGGCTTTACAAACAAAAATAGAAACAGGCTATACATATATGAAGTAAATTCAGGAGAGGTTAAGGCTATAACAGATGAATACACAAATGTTGAAAGCTTTAATCTAAATGAGGATAGGACTAAGGTAGTAATAGTTTCCTATGAATTTAAGGATAAGATGCCTCTTGTTAATGATTTAAAAATTTATGATTTATCAAACAAAAGCTTTACTAACTTAAATAAAGGAATAGAAATAAGCTATTCCTATGCGGGATTTATAGCAAGTGATGCCCTTATATTTGCTGGAACAGATATGAAGGAGTATGGGATAAATGAAAACAGCAAGCTATATACACTAAACCTTAATTCCAATGAAATAAAATGCATAACTCCAGATTTTGATGCAGCCATGGATAATTCTGTAGGCTCTGACTGTAGATATGGAGGTTCTGATTCTAAACAGCTTGAAGAAGGGTATCTATACTTTGTAACTACGGAAGGAGATAGCTCTTATCTAAACAGAATTGATAAGGAAGGAAATTTTGAAAGAGTTATTTGTGATGAAGGTTCAGTAGATGGAATAAGCGTTAATAGTGGCAGTGTTATTTATATTGGCATGAAGCCCAATAAGCTTCAGGAGCTTTATATTAAAAAGGAAGGTTTTGAAAAACAATTAACTAATTTTAATGAATGGATTCATGAAGAAAAGAAGATATCTGCTCCGGAGGCAATAAAAGTTGAGACTGAGCCAGGTGTAATAATAGAAGGATGGGTTATAAAGCCTGTTGATTTTGAAGAGGGCAAGAAATATCCAGCAATATTAGATATACACGGAGGGCCAAAAACAGTTTATGGAACTGTATTCTTCCACGAAATGCAGTATTGGGCAAATGAAGGCTATGCAGTATTCTACTGCAATCCAAGGGGCAGTGATGGCAGAGGAAATGAGTTTGCTGATATAAGAGGAAAGTACGGAACTATTGATTATGTTGATATAATGAAATTTACCGATGAAGTTCTTAGAACATATGATTTTATTGATGCTGATAGAATAGGGGTAACTGGAGGTTCTTATGGCGGTTTTATGACAAACTGGATAATTGGACATACAGACAGATTTAGAGCTGCAGCTTCACAAAGAAGCATATCCAATTGGATATCTAAATTCAATACAACTGATATAGGTTACTTTTTTGTAGATGACCAAATTGCAGCGACTCCTTGGAACAATCAAGAAAAGCTTTGGGAGCATTCACCGTTAAAGTATGCAGATAGGGTTAAAACCCCAACTTTATTCCTTCACTCTGAGGAAGATTATAGATGCTGGCTGGTAGAAGGCATTCAAATGTTCACTGCCTTAAAATATCATGGGGTTGAGTCGAGACTTTGCATGTTTAGAGGAGAAAACCACGAGCTTAGCAGGAGCGGAAAACCTAAGCACAGAGTTAGAAGACTTAAAGAGATAACAGATTGGTTTGATAAATATTTAAAATAG
- a CDS encoding HAD family hydrolase has translation MRKLFVTDLDGTLLGENKTITKDNYRQIEKLKASKHCFAIATGRGYDLVEGIIKQYPMDVDYFILHNGALIADKHGKIIKHEFISFKIVKAIIEGFYNEDWKIHLGTGFKSFRFGDEGKIANPYGVEIATVEEIENEKISMLGFSYKKNDIIYVDNVCREINSKFGYDVVAYRNVNYIDIVPKGCSKGDGVEYVKQREEIKQINTFAIGDSWNDVTMFDSVEHSFTFNKVEKELKTKARYIVDSVAECIEKYVLENAS, from the coding sequence ATGAGAAAATTATTTGTAACTGACTTAGATGGAACACTGCTTGGAGAGAATAAGACGATAACAAAAGATAATTATAGGCAGATCGAAAAGCTTAAGGCTTCAAAGCATTGCTTTGCTATAGCTACAGGACGAGGCTACGATCTTGTTGAAGGTATAATAAAACAGTATCCTATGGATGTTGATTATTTTATATTGCACAATGGTGCTCTTATAGCAGACAAGCATGGGAAGATAATTAAACATGAATTTATATCTTTTAAAATTGTAAAAGCCATTATTGAAGGGTTTTATAATGAAGATTGGAAAATACATCTTGGAACTGGCTTTAAGAGTTTTAGATTTGGAGATGAAGGTAAAATAGCTAATCCTTACGGCGTAGAGATCGCTACTGTTGAGGAAATAGAAAATGAGAAAATATCAATGCTCGGTTTTAGCTACAAAAAGAATGATATTATTTATGTAGATAATGTATGCAGAGAAATAAATAGTAAATTTGGCTATGATGTAGTTGCCTATAGAAATGTTAACTATATAGACATAGTACCTAAGGGCTGCTCTAAAGGCGATGGTGTAGAATATGTGAAGCAAAGGGAAGAAATAAAGCAGATAAATACCTTTGCTATAGGAGATTCCTGGAATGATGTCACTATGTTCGATTCTGTTGAGCATTCATTTACTTTTAATAAAGTGGAGAAAGAGCTTAAAACCAAAGCAAGATATATAGTTGATTCTGTAGCTGAATGTATTGAAAAATATGTTTTAGAGAATGCTTCATAA
- a CDS encoding phage holin family protein — protein sequence MDEKRNDNAGMGIGSIIARVIVSAIVLAIVAFLTPGFTINGIWPLLIAAVVIAVIDYLIQKVTGFDASPFGRGVSGFVVSAAIIYLTGYIVRGFHVGIISAIIAALIIGVINAILPGRKVL from the coding sequence ATGGACGAGAAAAGAAATGATAATGCAGGAATGGGAATTGGAAGCATAATTGCAAGAGTGATTGTCTCGGCAATAGTTCTAGCAATAGTAGCTTTCTTGACACCTGGATTTACTATAAACGGCATTTGGCCTCTTCTAATAGCTGCAGTGGTTATAGCAGTTATAGATTACTTAATTCAAAAAGTTACTGGATTTGATGCAAGTCCTTTTGGAAGAGGTGTATCAGGATTTGTGGTATCTGCAGCAATTATATACCTTACAGGCTATATTGTTAGAGGTTTCCATGTAGGTATAATCAGTGCTATAATTGCAGCTTTAATAATTGGAGTTATAAATGCTATACTTCCAGGAAGAAAGGTTTTATAG
- a CDS encoding NAD(P)-dependent malic enzyme, with amino-acid sequence MNVYERSLKLHEENQGKISVASRVPVKNREDLTLAYTPGVAEPCRKINENPEDVYKYTSKGNLVAVVTDGTAVLGLGDIGPMAGMPVMEGKSILFKEFANVDAFPICVASKDVDEIVQTVKMIAPTFGGINLEDISAPRCFEIEERLKKELDIPVFHDDQHGTAVVTSAALVNGLKLVSKKIEDITIVINGAGAAGVAIAKMLISMGAGNVIMCDRKGIVYAGSPNNNPEKEKIAQVTNKERKQGTLADALVGADVFIGVSAPNSVTVEMAKRMNKDAMVFAMANPVPEIMPELAAEAGVRIYGSGRSDFPNQINNVLAFPGIFRGALDVRAREINEEMKIAAAYAIADIISDEELKEEYVIPDAFDERVAARVAEAVSQAAIKTKVSRI; translated from the coding sequence ATGAATGTTTACGAAAGAAGTTTAAAATTACATGAAGAAAATCAAGGTAAGATTAGCGTTGCTTCAAGGGTGCCTGTAAAGAATAGAGAGGACTTGACCTTAGCTTACACACCAGGAGTAGCTGAACCTTGTAGAAAAATTAATGAAAACCCAGAGGATGTTTATAAATACACAAGCAAGGGAAATTTAGTTGCTGTTGTGACTGATGGTACAGCCGTTTTAGGTCTTGGAGATATCGGACCAATGGCAGGAATGCCTGTTATGGAAGGAAAATCAATTTTATTTAAGGAATTTGCTAATGTAGATGCATTTCCTATATGCGTGGCATCAAAGGATGTTGATGAAATAGTACAAACCGTAAAGATGATAGCTCCAACCTTTGGAGGAATAAATCTTGAGGATATAAGTGCACCAAGATGTTTTGAAATTGAAGAAAGATTAAAGAAAGAACTGGACATACCAGTATTTCATGATGACCAGCATGGAACTGCTGTAGTTACTTCTGCAGCCTTAGTAAATGGGCTAAAGCTTGTTAGCAAGAAAATAGAAGATATAACAATAGTTATAAATGGAGCTGGAGCAGCAGGTGTTGCTATTGCTAAAATGCTTATAAGCATGGGAGCAGGAAATGTAATAATGTGCGACAGAAAAGGAATAGTTTATGCTGGCTCACCAAACAACAATCCTGAAAAAGAGAAGATTGCTCAAGTTACAAACAAGGAAAGAAAGCAGGGTACACTAGCAGACGCGTTAGTTGGTGCAGATGTATTTATAGGGGTATCGGCTCCAAACTCGGTAACTGTGGAAATGGCTAAGAGAATGAACAAGGATGCGATGGTGTTTGCAATGGCTAACCCTGTTCCGGAAATTATGCCAGAGCTTGCAGCAGAAGCAGGAGTAAGAATTTATGGTTCAGGGCGTTCAGATTTCCCAAATCAAATAAATAATGTTTTAGCTTTCCCAGGAATCTTCAGAGGGGCTTTAGATGTAAGAGCCAGGGAGATAAATGAAGAAATGAAGATTGCCGCAGCCTATGCTATAGCAGACATCATATCTGATGAGGAATTAAAAGAAGAATATGTAATTCCGGATGCTTTTGATGAGAGAGTTGCAGCTAGAGTTGCTGAAGCGGTTTCACAGGCAGCCATCAAGACAAAGGTTTCTAGAATATAA
- a CDS encoding ribose-phosphate pyrophosphokinase, translating into MSFNAMPYGPLGLVALESSRELGEKVDYHLKQKRLLKVDESESFLVTTDAIRFSNGEGKVRLEETARGKDIYILCDVGNYSCTYDMFGMTHFMGPDEHFQDIKRTISAIGGKARRVTVIMPMLYESRQHKRKGRESLDCALALQELERLGVKDIYTFDVHDPNVHNAIPLSTFENLYPTYEIVKSFIKQEDLVIDKTKMITISPDTGAMDRAIYYSSVMGLDIGLFYKRRDYTTVVKGKNPIVQHEYIGKDVEGMDVLIVDDMIASGESIFDIATELKKRKAKRIFAATTFALFTEGIKKFDEFYEKGLIDRVYSTNLTYLPPEAKSAEWFREVDMSEFLATVIDYINRDKSISPLIDATESIKKLVRE; encoded by the coding sequence ATGAGTTTTAATGCAATGCCCTATGGTCCTTTAGGATTAGTAGCTTTAGAGAGCAGCAGAGAGCTGGGTGAAAAAGTCGACTATCATCTTAAGCAAAAAAGGCTTCTTAAGGTTGATGAGAGCGAGTCTTTTTTAGTTACAACTGATGCTATAAGATTTTCAAATGGAGAAGGAAAAGTAAGGCTTGAGGAAACTGCAAGAGGAAAGGATATTTATATCCTATGCGATGTTGGAAACTACAGTTGCACTTACGATATGTTCGGAATGACTCATTTTATGGGGCCAGATGAACATTTTCAAGATATAAAAAGAACTATTTCTGCGATAGGAGGCAAGGCTAGAAGAGTTACTGTTATAATGCCTATGCTTTATGAGAGCAGACAGCACAAGAGAAAGGGAAGGGAATCCCTAGACTGTGCGTTAGCCCTTCAAGAGCTTGAAAGACTTGGAGTAAAGGATATATATACCTTTGACGTTCACGACCCTAATGTGCATAATGCTATACCTCTATCAACTTTTGAGAATTTATATCCTACTTATGAAATTGTTAAGTCCTTTATAAAGCAAGAGGATTTAGTTATAGATAAAACAAAAATGATAACAATAAGTCCTGATACTGGAGCAATGGATAGAGCAATCTACTACTCAAGCGTAATGGGACTAGATATAGGTCTTTTTTATAAGAGACGTGATTATACAACTGTTGTTAAGGGCAAAAATCCAATAGTTCAGCATGAATATATAGGAAAAGATGTTGAAGGTATGGATGTACTTATAGTTGACGATATGATTGCTTCAGGAGAATCTATATTTGATATTGCTACAGAGCTTAAAAAGAGAAAAGCTAAAAGAATATTTGCAGCAACAACTTTTGCTTTATTTACTGAAGGAATTAAAAAGTTTGATGAATTCTATGAAAAAGGATTGATCGATAGAGTTTACTCAACAAATTTAACATATCTTCCACCTGAGGCAAAGTCTGCTGAATGGTTTAGAGAAGTAGATATGTCTGAGTTCTTGGCTACTGTTATAGATTATATAAATAGAGACAAGTCTATAAGCCCATTAATTGATGCAACAGAAAGTATTAAAAAGCTTGTAAGAGAATAA